In one window of Coralliovum pocilloporae DNA:
- a CDS encoding methyl-accepting chemotaxis protein, giving the protein MKIRSMMQILGASVLATGGLFATVFSLEIGVQNDISKAHEIRYRSYLLADELRQSSDDLTRLARTYVVTGDESYKSQYFDILAIRNGEKARPADYHRIYWDFVAAGNSAPRATGETRGLLDLMRDAGFTEGEFAKLEEAKANSDGLVNLEVEAMNAVEGKFPDASGAYTKTGEPDFKKARELMHSRQYHVYKANIMRPVDEFFEALETRTLAAVNDAKAKADLYKSILIGCIALLAMAILVTGLMITRRILSPIQGLHDAMDRISKGDLSVQVSHGDGRDEICDMTRALAIFQASEQDKQALAHKTEQEQSDRNNRQKQIEALVSDFRQQSNHMLETVLVNAQQMEDASTSLNGLAQDASDIASRVTGATTEANSNVQSVTHASEELCASVQEITQQVNQTQSVVSEAESHATNTDNKISNLANAAQKIGDVVALIQDIAEQTNLLALNATIEAARAGEMGKGFAVVASEVKDLATQTAKATEEISEQINDIQSETFGSVEAIKQITQTMQQVSEYTASIADAVNKQGEFAQAILVNAQQASGSTEQASSHMHSANESTDRTVSAADQVRSASTEVSSQAKQLSQVVTDFLAKVEAA; this is encoded by the coding sequence ATGAAAATTAGATCTATGATGCAGATCCTCGGCGCGTCCGTGCTGGCGACCGGTGGATTATTCGCAACCGTTTTTTCTCTCGAGATTGGTGTTCAAAACGACATTTCAAAGGCGCATGAGATTCGTTATCGCTCATACCTGCTTGCCGATGAGTTGCGACAGAGCTCTGATGATCTGACCCGCCTTGCCCGGACATATGTCGTGACAGGGGACGAGTCCTACAAAAGCCAGTATTTTGACATTCTCGCCATCCGCAACGGCGAGAAAGCTCGCCCGGCCGATTATCACAGAATCTACTGGGATTTCGTAGCCGCCGGCAACAGCGCTCCTCGCGCAACCGGTGAAACACGCGGATTGCTGGACCTGATGAGAGATGCAGGCTTTACCGAGGGTGAGTTTGCCAAGCTTGAAGAAGCCAAGGCCAATTCCGACGGTCTCGTCAATCTCGAAGTCGAGGCAATGAATGCGGTTGAAGGCAAGTTCCCTGATGCAAGTGGTGCTTATACCAAAACAGGCGAGCCAGACTTCAAGAAAGCTCGCGAGTTGATGCATTCCCGTCAGTATCACGTGTACAAAGCCAATATCATGCGGCCGGTGGATGAATTCTTCGAGGCTCTTGAGACACGAACACTTGCAGCCGTGAACGATGCAAAGGCCAAGGCCGATCTCTACAAGAGTATCCTCATCGGATGTATTGCTTTGCTGGCTATGGCCATCCTGGTTACAGGTCTGATGATTACCCGCCGCATTCTGAGCCCGATCCAGGGTCTGCATGACGCCATGGACCGGATTTCAAAGGGTGATCTCAGTGTTCAGGTCAGCCACGGTGATGGTCGTGACGAAATCTGCGACATGACCCGTGCACTTGCCATTTTCCAGGCGAGCGAGCAGGACAAGCAGGCATTGGCTCACAAGACTGAGCAGGAACAGAGCGACCGGAACAATCGTCAGAAGCAGATTGAAGCACTGGTTTCGGACTTCCGCCAGCAGTCCAACCACATGCTTGAGACCGTACTGGTCAATGCCCAGCAGATGGAAGATGCCTCCACCTCCTTGAACGGTCTGGCACAGGATGCGTCTGACATTGCATCCCGTGTGACCGGAGCAACCACCGAGGCCAACAGCAATGTGCAGTCAGTAACCCATGCCTCAGAAGAACTCTGTGCATCGGTTCAGGAGATCACACAGCAGGTTAACCAGACACAGTCGGTTGTCAGCGAAGCTGAAAGCCATGCGACCAATACAGACAACAAGATCTCGAACCTGGCCAATGCAGCCCAGAAGATCGGTGATGTTGTTGCACTCATCCAGGACATTGCCGAACAGACAAACCTGCTGGCGCTGAACGCCACCATTGAGGCGGCTCGTGCCGGTGAGATGGGCAAAGGCTTCGCGGTTGTGGCCTCTGAGGTGAAAGACCTTGCCACACAGACAGCCAAGGCGACTGAAGAAATCTCCGAACAGATCAATGACATCCAGTCAGAAACATTCGGTTCTGTTGAAGCCATCAAACAGATCACCCAGACCATGCAACAGGTGAGCGAATACACCGCCTCAATTGCTGATGCCGTCAACAAACAGGGTGAATTCGCTCAGGCAATTCTGGTCAATGCCCAGCAGGCTTCCGGCAGCACGGAGCAGGCATCCAGTCACATGCACAGCGCCAACGAATCCACGGACCGGACAGTCAGCGCAGCCGATCAGGTCCGCTCTGCTTCAACGGAAGTGTCTTCTCAAGCCAAGCAGCTAAGCCAGGTCGTGACCGACTTCCTGGCCAAGGTAGAGGCGGCCTAA
- a CDS encoding sensor histidine kinase: MIPGPLRIFFSKSVRLRLLVLALLPLVIILPLVLAAGMNRWASKFDELLISNVESDLRIAEQYLGRLMATSADEMRSLAGSVAYMEAARTSDAVFKAFLKERQKALGLDFVYYLTPDSAADEAERWPVIAKALAGASVSEIDIFSADDLAGVSSVLKAQARVSLIPTEAAVPTNRTVEDRGMVIHTATSVQWPEQGGIVVGGKLLNRNLEFIDTINDLVFRESGTEGARAGTATLFLDDVRVSTNVRLFENVRALGTRVSAIVRRTVLGEGKTWLDRAFVVNNWYISGYLPLTDSFGKRVGMLYVGFLEEPFQATKQSAYLSIILGILIVIGLSVPIFLRMARGIFRPLEIMTRIMHRVEKGDLEARIGKIDSRDEIGQVAGHLDELLDQIQERDHALRSWADELNSRVDERTEELRDANRKLEATFQQLVMSEKLASIGEITAGVAHEINNPVAVIQGNLDVIREILSGQTDEVTTELQLIDQQVHRINVIVGKLLQFARPSDFSDYAEAIDVEAVLEDSLVLVDHMLSKTEIELERVFHDAPMVQINTGELQQVLINLLVNAIQAIDGPGLISIHIGSEERDERKGARILVQDSGPGIAAEKLETVFDPFFTTKLGEGTGLGLSISQTLIQRAGGLITVKSRSGEGACFSIWLPASNEIDIKAAE; this comes from the coding sequence TTGATCCCCGGACCTCTGCGTATCTTTTTTTCGAAATCCGTCCGCCTGCGCCTTCTGGTGCTGGCGCTGTTGCCGCTTGTGATTATTCTGCCGCTTGTTCTGGCTGCCGGGATGAACCGGTGGGCTTCAAAGTTCGATGAGCTGCTGATCTCCAATGTGGAGAGTGATCTCAGAATAGCCGAACAATATCTTGGCCGGTTGATGGCGACGAGCGCAGACGAGATGCGCAGTCTGGCCGGGTCGGTCGCCTATATGGAGGCCGCCCGCACTTCGGATGCTGTCTTCAAGGCTTTTCTCAAGGAACGCCAGAAAGCCCTGGGGCTGGATTTTGTCTATTATCTGACACCGGATTCAGCGGCGGACGAGGCGGAACGGTGGCCCGTGATTGCCAAGGCTCTTGCGGGCGCGTCTGTCTCTGAAATCGATATTTTCAGTGCGGATGATCTGGCTGGCGTTTCGTCGGTTCTCAAAGCTCAGGCGCGGGTATCGCTGATACCGACCGAGGCTGCTGTTCCGACCAACAGGACGGTGGAAGACCGGGGGATGGTTATTCATACGGCAACGTCGGTTCAATGGCCTGAGCAGGGGGGGATTGTTGTTGGCGGCAAACTGCTGAACCGGAATCTTGAATTTATCGATACGATCAACGACCTGGTGTTCCGGGAAAGTGGCACCGAAGGCGCAAGAGCGGGGACGGCAACACTGTTTCTCGATGACGTGCGTGTCAGCACCAATGTGCGCCTGTTCGAGAATGTCCGTGCTCTTGGTACCCGGGTTTCAGCAATCGTAAGACGCACGGTTCTGGGGGAGGGAAAGACCTGGCTCGACCGGGCCTTTGTGGTCAACAACTGGTACATTTCCGGTTATCTTCCTCTGACTGACAGCTTTGGTAAACGGGTCGGAATGCTCTATGTGGGGTTCCTCGAGGAACCGTTTCAGGCCACCAAGCAGTCAGCTTACCTGTCGATTATTCTCGGTATTTTGATCGTTATCGGCCTGTCTGTACCGATCTTTCTCCGGATGGCTCGTGGCATTTTCCGGCCGCTTGAAATCATGACACGCATCATGCACCGGGTGGAAAAGGGTGATCTGGAAGCGAGGATTGGGAAAATTGACAGCCGGGACGAAATCGGTCAGGTCGCCGGGCATCTGGATGAACTGCTTGACCAGATTCAGGAGCGGGATCATGCCTTGCGAAGCTGGGCTGATGAACTGAACTCCCGTGTTGATGAGCGTACGGAGGAGCTGCGGGATGCGAATCGTAAGCTCGAGGCAACATTTCAGCAGCTGGTTATGTCCGAAAAACTGGCTTCCATCGGTGAAATTACTGCCGGTGTCGCTCACGAGATCAACAACCCGGTTGCTGTGATACAGGGCAATCTGGATGTTATCCGCGAGATCTTGTCCGGCCAGACAGATGAGGTGACGACAGAGCTGCAGCTTATCGATCAGCAGGTCCATCGTATCAATGTGATTGTCGGTAAACTCCTCCAGTTTGCCCGTCCCAGTGACTTTAGCGATTATGCAGAAGCTATTGACGTGGAAGCGGTTCTTGAGGACAGCCTGGTGCTTGTGGACCATATGCTCTCCAAAACAGAGATAGAGTTGGAGCGCGTGTTCCATGATGCGCCTATGGTTCAGATCAATACAGGCGAGCTGCAGCAGGTTCTGATCAATCTTCTGGTCAATGCGATTCAGGCTATAGACGGACCTGGTCTGATATCGATCCATATCGGCTCTGAGGAGCGAGACGAGCGGAAAGGGGCACGTATCCTGGTGCAGGATTCGGGGCCTGGCATTGCTGCTGAAAAGCTGGAAACGGTGTTCGATCCGTTCTTTACCACCAAACTTGGTGAAGGTACCGGGCTCGGGCTCTCTATTAGTCAGACTCTCATTCAAAGAGCTGGAGGGCTCATCACCGTTAAGAGCCGGTCAGGCGAAGGGGCCTGTTTCTCTATCTGGTTGCCTGCGTCCAACGAGATCGACATCAAGGCGGCAGAATAA
- a CDS encoding MarC family protein — translation MSVDVLIHALITLFVTIDPIGMAPLFLAVTAGMDDQARKQVAIRAFFISTSILLAFAFLGSSILSAIGITLPAFRIAGGLLLFWIAFEMVFERRQARKSKSAERAVTMDEIRNVSVFPLSIPLIAGPGAISAIILLSASSTDWVSQAEVILALVLMTLAVLAVFLIAPRIEKILGETGRVVLTRLLGLLLAALSVQFVADGIAAFIQQQP, via the coding sequence ATGTCTGTCGACGTTCTAATCCACGCCCTGATAACGCTGTTTGTTACGATTGATCCAATCGGGATGGCGCCTCTGTTCCTCGCTGTAACGGCAGGCATGGATGATCAGGCGCGGAAGCAGGTCGCTATCCGGGCTTTCTTTATCTCAACCAGCATTCTTCTGGCCTTTGCCTTTCTCGGCTCATCAATCCTGAGCGCGATTGGCATCACCCTGCCCGCCTTCCGTATTGCCGGGGGGCTCCTGTTGTTCTGGATAGCCTTCGAGATGGTGTTCGAACGACGTCAGGCCCGGAAAAGCAAAAGCGCCGAGCGGGCTGTCACGATGGACGAGATCCGCAATGTCTCGGTCTTTCCATTGTCCATCCCGCTGATTGCCGGCCCCGGCGCCATCTCGGCCATCATCCTGCTGTCAGCCTCATCAACGGACTGGGTATCCCAGGCCGAGGTCATCCTGGCGCTGGTCCTGATGACGCTGGCTGTTCTGGCTGTCTTCCTGATTGCCCCCAGAATTGAGAAAATCCTTGGTGAAACCGGACGCGTCGTCCTCACCCGGCTCCTCGGACTTCTGCTCGCAGCCCTGTCTGTGCAATTCGTCGCCGACGGTATTGCTGCCTTTATTCAACAGCAACCGTAA
- a CDS encoding cation diffusion facilitator family transporter, with translation MAAGSKKVIIAALAGNGLIAITKFIAASITGSSAMLSEGIHSLVDTGNQGLLLYGLKRSSKPADETHPFGYGSELYFWAFVVAILIFAVGSGVSIYEGVQKVLHPHPISDPTIAYGVLALAIVFESVAWWIAYKEFNRRRGDLTIMQAVRRSKDPAVFTVLFEDTAAMLGLIVAGLGIAGAQFFALPWLDGAASILIGLILAATAALLAYETKGLLIGESADPEVISDIRKLVDDVPHVEQVNEMRSMHLGANEVLLALSLDFQDDLTPGTVEQTITALELSIKKQHPHVSRIFIEAQSKEQHEQVITHDAERLEAPQ, from the coding sequence ATGGCAGCAGGCTCAAAAAAAGTCATCATTGCAGCATTGGCCGGCAATGGTCTGATTGCCATTACCAAGTTCATCGCCGCAAGCATCACCGGCTCCTCTGCCATGTTGTCAGAAGGTATTCACTCACTGGTGGATACAGGCAATCAGGGTCTACTGCTCTATGGCCTCAAGCGATCCAGCAAACCTGCCGATGAAACACACCCGTTCGGCTATGGCTCAGAGCTTTATTTCTGGGCCTTCGTGGTCGCTATTCTCATCTTCGCCGTTGGCTCCGGTGTTTCCATCTATGAAGGTGTGCAGAAGGTCCTGCACCCGCATCCGATTTCCGATCCGACTATCGCCTATGGCGTTCTGGCCCTTGCAATTGTCTTTGAATCTGTTGCCTGGTGGATTGCATACAAGGAATTCAACCGCCGTCGCGGCGACCTCACCATCATGCAGGCTGTGCGACGGTCCAAGGACCCCGCTGTTTTCACAGTCCTGTTCGAGGATACAGCCGCCATGCTGGGTCTGATTGTTGCAGGACTTGGTATTGCCGGTGCCCAGTTCTTTGCCCTGCCCTGGCTGGACGGTGCAGCCTCTATCCTGATCGGCCTCATCCTGGCAGCGACTGCCGCTCTGCTCGCCTATGAAACAAAGGGTCTTCTGATTGGTGAAAGCGCCGACCCCGAGGTGATCTCAGACATTCGCAAGCTGGTGGATGACGTCCCACATGTGGAGCAGGTCAACGAGATGCGGAGCATGCATCTGGGTGCCAATGAGGTACTGCTGGCCCTGTCACTTGATTTCCAGGACGACCTGACACCAGGCACTGTGGAACAGACCATCACAGCGCTGGAGCTTTCCATCAAAAAACAGCACCCTCATGTCAGCCGGATATTTATTGAAGCGCAATCCAAAGAGCAGCACGAGCAGGTTATCACTCATGATGCAGAGCGTTTAGAAGCACCTCAATAA
- the queE gene encoding 7-carboxy-7-deazaguanine synthase QueE — MTAERIRISEIFGPTIQGEGALIGRPTVFVRTGGCDFRCSWCDTIYAVDSAFRHDWKPMSAEAILDDVERLSGGEPILITLSGGNPAIQPLGGLLRAGHERGHSFAMETQGSLAKDWFAQLDYLTLSPKPPSSAHTLSDHDIEACLDAAGDHPESALKFVVFDETDYQFAKQIAAQYPSLSVYLQPGNRDVDGLEQPGEPDQDGLMSKLEWLVERVAEDRWFKASVLPQLHVVIWGGKRGV, encoded by the coding sequence GTGACTGCGGAACGGATTCGCATCAGTGAAATCTTTGGCCCGACCATCCAGGGCGAGGGTGCTCTGATCGGCAGGCCTACGGTTTTTGTACGGACTGGTGGCTGTGATTTCCGCTGTTCCTGGTGCGATACGATCTATGCAGTGGATTCTGCTTTCCGTCATGACTGGAAGCCCATGTCAGCAGAAGCCATTCTGGACGATGTGGAGCGCCTGAGTGGCGGGGAGCCTATCCTGATTACCCTGTCGGGGGGAAATCCGGCTATCCAGCCGTTGGGCGGTCTGTTGCGCGCTGGCCATGAGCGCGGGCACAGTTTTGCCATGGAAACCCAGGGTTCTCTGGCAAAGGACTGGTTTGCGCAGCTGGACTATCTGACACTCAGCCCCAAGCCGCCATCCTCAGCGCATACTCTCAGCGACCACGATATAGAAGCCTGTCTTGATGCTGCGGGTGATCATCCTGAGAGTGCTCTCAAGTTTGTTGTCTTTGATGAGACTGATTATCAGTTTGCGAAACAGATAGCGGCTCAGTATCCATCATTGTCGGTCTATCTGCAGCCGGGAAACCGGGACGTGGATGGGCTGGAGCAGCCGGGGGAGCCTGATCAGGATGGCCTCATGAGCAAGCTTGAATGGCTGGTGGAACGGGTCGCCGAAGATCGCTGGTTCAAAGCAAGCGTGCTGCCCCAGCTGCATGTGGTGATCTGGGGCGGCAAACGCGGCGTCTGA
- a CDS encoding 6-pyruvoyl trahydropterin synthase family protein, whose protein sequence is MYTISKQFHFSASHQLIGLPEDHPCARLHGHNYIAEVELRSEVLNSVGFVRDYRELAALKDYIDGQLDHRHLNDVLGDDLVTAERLAKHLFDWASARWPEVSAVRVSETPKTWAEYRP, encoded by the coding sequence ATGTACACGATCTCGAAGCAGTTTCACTTTTCGGCGTCCCATCAGTTGATCGGTCTGCCGGAAGACCATCCCTGTGCACGGCTTCATGGGCATAATTATATCGCGGAAGTCGAACTCCGGTCCGAGGTGTTGAACAGCGTCGGATTTGTCAGGGACTATCGCGAGCTTGCAGCCCTGAAAGACTATATCGACGGCCAGCTTGATCACCGTCACCTGAACGATGTGCTGGGTGATGATCTGGTTACAGCTGAACGCCTGGCGAAGCACCTTTTTGACTGGGCGTCTGCGCGATGGCCGGAGGTCTCAGCGGTACGGGTCAGTGAAACGCCCAAGACCTGGGCGGAGTACCGTCCGTGA
- the queC gene encoding 7-cyano-7-deazaguanine synthase QueC: MKTLVVCSGGMDSVTLAYHVAKEHELARLLSFNYGQRHSRELDCARAAADALSVPIDVLDISAVGAFLSGSALTDDVAVPDGHYAEETMKATVVPNRNAIMMTIAFGIASARKLDAVAVAVHGGDHFIYPDCRPGFIAAFQAMQNEALEGMGEITLYTPYVTRSKGDIAADGVRLGVPFAETWSCYKGGDHHCGRCGTCVERREAFDLAGAEDPTVYEDPDFWRAAIASAEVR, translated from the coding sequence ATGAAAACGCTTGTAGTCTGTTCCGGCGGCATGGATTCTGTGACGCTGGCTTATCATGTGGCGAAAGAGCATGAGCTCGCTCGTCTGCTGTCATTTAACTATGGACAACGACACAGCCGTGAGCTGGATTGCGCGCGCGCTGCAGCTGATGCTCTGTCTGTGCCGATTGATGTCCTGGATATCTCCGCCGTCGGTGCCTTTCTGTCCGGGTCAGCCCTGACTGATGATGTGGCTGTTCCGGATGGTCATTATGCCGAGGAAACCATGAAGGCGACGGTTGTTCCAAACCGTAATGCCATCATGATGACCATAGCCTTTGGCATCGCGTCGGCCCGGAAACTGGATGCGGTCGCGGTTGCGGTTCACGGTGGCGACCACTTTATCTATCCGGATTGCCGTCCCGGCTTTATCGCCGCTTTTCAGGCCATGCAGAATGAAGCTCTTGAGGGGATGGGCGAGATCACGCTCTATACGCCTTATGTGACCCGCTCAAAGGGGGATATTGCAGCTGATGGTGTGCGGCTGGGTGTGCCGTTTGCTGAGACCTGGTCCTGCTATAAGGGTGGCGATCATCACTGCGGCCGCTGCGGCACCTGCGTCGAGCGCCGCGAAGCCTTTGATCTGGCTGGCGCTGAAGACCCGACTGTCTATGAAGACCCGGATTTCTGGCGGGCGGCCATTGCGTCTGCCGAGGTGCGCTGA
- a CDS encoding cyclase family protein, translating to MCDACVMNAVKDRMLSRRDLFKVGASGAAAVATAAALTATPASASGFDRVEDLTHELHEGFPTYFGKPGISLEQKFNWAEHKFNLLEMKLNEHTGTHIDAPLHFSEDGQSVAEIPVSSLIAPLCVVDIAARAADDADTLVTPDDLKAWISKNGDIPANACVAMYSGWGSKTGSDGFRNADAEGKQHYPGFHVEAAQMLMEETGAMSLASDTLSIDHGISSNFATHYAWLPTGRFAIENIANLDKVPAKGATLVIGAPKHRGGTGGPARIFAMV from the coding sequence ATGTGCGATGCCTGCGTGATGAATGCCGTCAAGGACCGGATGTTGTCCCGGCGTGATCTGTTCAAGGTTGGTGCGTCAGGAGCTGCTGCTGTTGCCACAGCTGCGGCCTTGACTGCTACTCCGGCCTCTGCGTCCGGATTTGACCGGGTGGAAGACCTTACTCATGAACTTCATGAAGGTTTCCCCACTTATTTCGGCAAGCCCGGTATTTCGCTTGAGCAGAAGTTCAACTGGGCTGAGCACAAGTTCAATCTTCTCGAGATGAAGCTGAACGAACATACCGGTACCCATATTGATGCGCCGCTGCATTTCTCTGAGGATGGCCAGTCGGTGGCTGAAATCCCGGTGTCCAGCCTTATTGCACCGCTATGCGTGGTGGATATTGCCGCGCGTGCGGCGGACGATGCGGATACGCTGGTGACACCGGATGACCTGAAAGCCTGGATCAGCAAGAATGGTGATATTCCGGCCAATGCCTGTGTGGCCATGTACTCAGGCTGGGGCAGCAAAACCGGAAGTGATGGTTTCCGCAATGCGGATGCGGAAGGCAAGCAGCATTATCCGGGGTTCCATGTGGAAGCCGCCCAGATGCTGATGGAAGAGACAGGTGCCATGTCGCTGGCCTCTGACACCCTGTCTATTGACCACGGGATCTCGTCGAATTTCGCCACCCATTATGCATGGCTTCCAACAGGTCGTTTTGCCATCGAGAATATTGCAAATCTCGACAAGGTTCCGGCGAAGGGGGCGACACTGGTTATCGGAGCGCCGAAACACAGGGGTGGTACGGGTGGTCCGGCCCGTATCTTCGCCATGGTCTGA
- a CDS encoding single-stranded DNA-binding protein: MAGSVNKVILVGNLGADPEIRRTQDGRAIANLRIATSESWRDKMSGERRERTEWHRVVIFNDGLCRVAEQYLRKGSKVYIEGQLQTRKWQDQSGQDRYSTEIVLQGFNSTLQMLDGRDGAGGGGGAPANYGGGGNDGGYGGPQQGGGFSSDMDDEIPF, translated from the coding sequence ATGGCGGGTAGTGTCAACAAGGTCATTCTGGTTGGAAATCTGGGAGCTGATCCCGAGATCCGCAGAACGCAGGATGGGCGCGCCATTGCCAATTTGCGGATTGCCACCTCTGAAAGCTGGCGTGACAAGATGAGCGGTGAGCGTCGCGAGCGGACCGAATGGCATCGTGTGGTCATCTTCAATGATGGCCTGTGCCGTGTGGCTGAGCAGTATCTGCGTAAAGGATCCAAGGTCTATATCGAAGGTCAGCTTCAGACGCGGAAATGGCAGGACCAGTCCGGCCAGGATCGTTATTCCACTGAGATCGTCCTCCAGGGCTTCAACTCGACACTCCAGATGCTGGATGGCCGTGATGGTGCTGGCGGTGGCGGCGGTGCCCCGGCCAATTATGGCGGTGGCGGCAATGATGGCGGTTATGGTGGTCCACAGCAGGGTGGTGGTTTCTCCAGCGATATGGATGATGAAATTCCATTCTGA